In Miscanthus floridulus cultivar M001 chromosome 5, ASM1932011v1, whole genome shotgun sequence, one genomic interval encodes:
- the LOC136451619 gene encoding metallothionein-like protein 2A, which yields MDALSLRAGQVASISFQIAFVESFSSFVFFFLCEERKRRMSCCGGNCGCGSGCKCGSGCGGCKMYPDMAEQVTTTTQTLIMGVAPSKGHAEGGLEAAAAGAENDGCKCGPNCSCNPCTCK from the exons ATGGATGCCCTCAGCCTCAGAGCAGGGCAGGTCGCATCTATCTCGTTCCAGATCGCATTTGTTGAGAGCTTCAGTTCCTTCGTGTTCTTCTTTCTTTgcgaggagaggaagaggaggatgtcGTGCTGCGGAGGCAACTGCGGGTGCGGCTCCGGCTGCAAGTGCGGCAGCGGCTGCGGAGG GTGCAAGATGTACCCGGACATGGCTGAGCAGGTGACCACCACCACCCAGACTCTCATCATGGGTGTTGCACCATCCAAGGG GCACGCCGAGGGCGGGCTCGAGGCGGCGGCCGCCGGAGCTGAGAACGACGGCTGCAAGTGCGGCCCCAACTGCAGCTGCAACCCCTGCACCTGCAAGTGA